A single region of the Stenotrophomonas sp. Marseille-Q4652 genome encodes:
- the hemF gene encoding oxygen-dependent coproporphyrinogen oxidase — protein sequence MTEFDRVRTYLTDLQDRICAAIEQADGQARFVEDAWQRPEGGGGRTRVLRDGAVFEQAGIGFSDVSGTRLPPSASANRPELAGASWRATGVSLVFHPRNPYLPTTHANVRYFRAERDGQHVASWFGGGFDLTPFYPFDEDVRHWHHTAAQLCAPFGPTRYAEHKRWCDEYFFLKHRNETRGVGGLFFDDLHGDFETDFAYLRAVGDGFLDAYLPIVERRKDTPYSEREREFQLYRRGRYVEFNLVYDRGTLFGLQSGGRSESILMSLPPRVRWEYGFQPDADSAEARLASYLVPREWLD from the coding sequence ATGACTGAATTCGACCGCGTCCGTACCTACCTCACCGACCTGCAGGACCGCATCTGCGCCGCCATCGAACAGGCCGACGGCCAGGCCCGCTTCGTCGAGGATGCCTGGCAGCGCCCGGAGGGCGGCGGCGGCCGTACCCGCGTGCTGCGCGACGGCGCCGTGTTCGAACAGGCCGGCATCGGCTTCTCCGACGTCTCCGGCACCCGCCTGCCGCCCTCGGCCTCGGCCAACCGCCCGGAACTGGCTGGCGCCTCGTGGCGCGCCACCGGCGTATCGCTGGTGTTTCACCCCCGCAATCCCTACCTGCCCACCACCCACGCCAACGTGCGCTACTTCCGCGCCGAGCGCGACGGGCAGCACGTGGCGTCGTGGTTCGGCGGCGGCTTCGACCTGACCCCGTTCTATCCGTTCGACGAGGACGTGCGCCACTGGCACCACACCGCCGCGCAGCTGTGCGCGCCGTTCGGCCCGACCCGCTATGCCGAGCACAAGCGCTGGTGCGACGAATACTTCTTCCTCAAGCACCGCAACGAGACCCGCGGCGTGGGCGGACTGTTCTTCGATGACCTGCATGGCGACTTCGAGACCGACTTCGCCTACCTGCGGGCGGTCGGCGATGGCTTCCTCGACGCCTACCTGCCGATCGTCGAACGTCGCAAGGACACGCCGTACAGCGAGCGCGAGCGCGAGTTCCAGCTGTACCGGCGCGGCCGCTACGTGGAGTTCAACCTGGTCTACGACCGCGGCACCCTGTTCGGCCTGCAGAGCGGCGGCCGCAGCGAGAGCATCCTGATGAGCCTGCCGCCGCGGGTGCGCTGGGAGTACGGCTTCCAGCCCGACGCCGACAGCGCCGAAGCGCGCCTGGCCAGCTACCTTGTCCCGCGCGAGTGGCTGGACTGA
- the polA gene encoding DNA polymerase I, producing the protein MSRLVLIDGSSYLYRAFHALPPLTNADGEPTGALFGVVNMLRATLKEKPDYVAFVVDAPGKTFRDDMYAEYKANRPPMPDELRSQVQPMCDIVHALGIDILRVPGVEADDVIGTLALRAAADDVEVTISTGDKDFAQLVRPGVVLVNTMTGSRTDSEAAVIEKFGVRPGQIVDFLALMGDAVDNVPGVEKCGPKTAAKWLAEYNDLDGVIAAAATMKGKIGENLRAAVSRLPLNRDLVTIRTDLELAVGPRDLVLREQDADALRGLYARYGFTQALRELDGGGAAAPAASVSKPSLRGTAAGYAKASDGSAEAPDPALAARGDYEIVFDDAQLQAWIARLREAPCFALDTETDALDAMRANLVGLSVAVTAGQAAYIPVGHSYPGAPAQLSCEHVLAALKPLLEDPDKPKLGQHGKYDIHVLRRHGITLRGYTDDTMLESFVLNSTATRHDMDSLAQRYLGYTTVRFEDVAGKGARQLSFAQVGIDEAGNYAAEDADITLRLHQVLGARLAQVPGLQQVYRDIEMPLVQVLARIEANGVSVDTVELRRQSADLSARMLAAQQKATELAGRTFNLDSPKQLCAVLFEEMGLPALVKTPKGQPSTNEEALEAIADQHELPRVILEYRGLAKLRSTYTDKLPEMVNPDTGRVHTSYHQSGAATGRLSSSDPNLQNIPIRTEDGRRIRKAFVAPPGRKLMACDYSQIELRIMAHLSEDPGLIRAFEQGADVHRATAAEVFGRTLEEVTPNERRAAKAINFGLMYGMSAFGLARNLGIDRGQAQDYVSLYFSRYPAVRDFMERMRQQAREQGYVETLFGRRLYLNDINARNQGLRAGAERAAINAPMQGTAADIIKRAMVSVDGWLAGHRERALMILQVHDELVFEADADFIDTLRSEVVSRMCAAASLRVPLVVDTGIGDNWDEAH; encoded by the coding sequence ATGAGCAGATTAGTCCTGATTGACGGTTCCAGTTACCTCTACCGCGCTTTCCACGCGCTGCCGCCGCTGACCAACGCGGACGGCGAGCCGACCGGCGCGCTGTTCGGCGTGGTCAACATGCTGCGTGCCACGCTGAAGGAAAAACCCGACTACGTCGCCTTCGTGGTCGATGCGCCGGGCAAGACCTTCCGCGACGACATGTACGCCGAGTACAAGGCCAACCGTCCGCCCATGCCGGACGAGCTGCGCTCGCAGGTGCAGCCGATGTGCGACATCGTGCATGCGCTGGGCATCGACATCCTGCGCGTGCCCGGCGTGGAGGCCGACGACGTGATCGGCACGCTGGCGCTGCGCGCCGCGGCCGACGATGTCGAGGTCACCATCTCCACCGGCGACAAGGATTTCGCGCAGCTGGTGCGCCCGGGCGTGGTCCTGGTCAACACCATGACCGGCAGCCGCACCGACTCCGAGGCGGCGGTGATCGAGAAGTTCGGCGTGCGCCCGGGGCAGATCGTCGACTTTCTCGCCCTGATGGGTGATGCGGTGGACAACGTGCCGGGCGTGGAGAAGTGCGGGCCCAAGACCGCGGCCAAATGGCTGGCCGAATACAACGACCTCGACGGCGTGATCGCCGCCGCGGCGACGATGAAGGGCAAGATCGGCGAGAACCTGCGCGCTGCGGTGTCGCGGCTGCCGCTCAACCGCGACCTGGTGACGATCCGCACCGACCTGGAGCTGGCCGTCGGCCCGCGCGACCTGGTGCTGCGCGAGCAGGACGCGGATGCACTGCGTGGCCTGTACGCGCGCTACGGCTTCACCCAGGCGCTGCGAGAGCTCGACGGCGGCGGTGCAGCGGCCCCGGCCGCCAGCGTCAGCAAACCCAGCCTGCGCGGCACCGCCGCCGGCTACGCCAAGGCCAGCGACGGGAGCGCCGAGGCGCCGGATCCGGCACTGGCGGCCAGGGGCGATTACGAGATCGTGTTCGACGACGCCCAGCTGCAGGCGTGGATCGCGCGCCTGCGCGAGGCACCGTGCTTTGCCCTGGATACCGAGACCGATGCGCTCGATGCAATGCGCGCCAACCTGGTCGGGCTGAGCGTGGCGGTGACCGCGGGCCAGGCCGCCTACATCCCGGTCGGGCACAGCTATCCCGGCGCGCCAGCGCAGCTGTCGTGCGAGCACGTGCTGGCCGCGCTCAAGCCGCTGCTGGAGGACCCGGACAAGCCCAAGCTTGGCCAGCACGGCAAGTACGACATCCATGTGCTGCGCCGCCATGGCATCACGTTGCGGGGCTACACCGACGACACCATGCTCGAAAGCTTCGTGCTCAACTCCACCGCAACCCGCCACGACATGGATTCGCTGGCGCAGCGCTACCTCGGCTACACGACGGTGCGCTTCGAGGACGTGGCCGGCAAGGGCGCCAGGCAGCTGTCCTTCGCCCAGGTGGGCATCGACGAGGCCGGCAACTACGCGGCCGAGGATGCCGACATCACCCTGCGCCTGCACCAGGTGCTGGGTGCCAGGCTGGCCCAGGTGCCGGGCCTGCAGCAGGTCTACCGCGACATCGAGATGCCGCTGGTGCAGGTGCTGGCGCGGATCGAGGCCAACGGCGTCAGCGTGGACACGGTCGAACTGCGCCGGCAGAGCGCGGACCTGTCCGCACGCATGCTTGCCGCCCAGCAGAAGGCCACCGAACTGGCCGGGCGCACCTTCAACCTCGATTCGCCCAAGCAGCTGTGCGCGGTGCTGTTCGAGGAAATGGGCCTGCCGGCGCTGGTGAAGACGCCCAAGGGCCAGCCCTCGACCAACGAGGAGGCGCTGGAGGCGATCGCCGACCAGCACGAGCTGCCGCGGGTGATCCTCGAGTACCGCGGCCTGGCCAAGCTGCGCAGCACCTACACCGACAAGCTGCCGGAGATGGTCAACCCGGACACCGGCCGCGTGCACACCAGCTACCACCAGTCCGGCGCCGCCACGGGCCGCCTGTCCTCGTCCGATCCGAACCTGCAGAACATCCCGATCCGCACCGAGGACGGTCGCCGCATCCGCAAGGCCTTCGTCGCCCCGCCCGGACGCAAGCTGATGGCCTGCGACTACTCGCAGATCGAGCTGCGGATCATGGCCCACCTGTCCGAGGACCCGGGCCTGATCCGCGCCTTCGAACAGGGCGCCGACGTGCACCGCGCCACGGCCGCCGAGGTGTTCGGCCGCACGCTGGAGGAAGTCACGCCCAACGAGCGCCGCGCTGCCAAGGCGATCAACTTCGGCCTGATGTACGGCATGAGTGCGTTCGGGCTGGCCCGCAACCTCGGCATCGACCGGGGCCAGGCGCAGGATTACGTGTCGCTGTACTTCAGCCGTTACCCGGCGGTGCGTGACTTCATGGAGCGCATGCGCCAGCAGGCGCGCGAGCAGGGCTACGTGGAGACACTGTTCGGCCGCCGGCTGTACCTGAACGACATCAACGCGCGCAACCAGGGCCTGCGTGCCGGCGCCGAACGCGCGGCGATCAATGCACCGATGCAGGGCACGGCGGCGGACATCATCAAGCGCGCCATGGTCAGCGTCGATGGCTGGCTGGCCGGGCACCGCGAGCGCGCGCTGATGATCCTGCAGGTGCACGACGAACTGGTGTTCGAAGCCGATGCCGACTTCATCGACACGCTCAGGTCCGAGGTGGTCTCACGCATGTGCGCGGCAGCCAGCCTGCGGGTGCCGCTGGTCGTCGACACCGGGATTGGTGACAACTGGGACGAGGCGCACTGA